From one Triticum urartu cultivar G1812 chromosome 3, Tu2.1, whole genome shotgun sequence genomic stretch:
- the LOC125547051 gene encoding GRAS family protein RAD1-like: MVGMATNPFPTSWQTQEGASICTNQELDYEHPHYLGIEEVALDGVELELGPRAPKATKVDYLSSPYNASWPPAQADFESSRVRKTKQFRDVLETCKQKVEAMEALEHSPPVSGGGFEEQAGEAVVAVGDVGGGGGGSGADGMRLVQLLVACAEAVACRDRAQAAALLRELQVGAPVHGTAFQRVASCFVQGLADRLALAHPPALGPASMAFSVPRSSCLDGARGEALAVAYELCPYLRFAHFVANASILEAFDGESNVHVVDLGMTMGLNRGHQWRALLDGLATRAGGKPARVRVTGVGARVDTMRAVGREIEAYAEELGMCLEFRAVDRTLESLHVDDLCIDAHEAVAINSVLELHCVVKESRGALNSVLQTIRKLSPKAFVLVEQDAGHNGPFFLGRFMEALHYYAALFDALDAALPRYDARRARVEQFHYGAEIRNVVGCEGAARVERHERADQWRRRMSRAGFQSLPIKMAAKAREWLEEKAGGSGYTVAEEKGCLVLGWKGKPVIAASCWKC; encoded by the coding sequence ATGGTGGGCATGGCAACCAACCCCTTCCCTACTTCATGGCAAACACAGGAAGGTGCTTCAATTTGCACTAATCAAGAACTAGACTACGAGCATCCTCACTACCTCGGGATTGAGGAGGTAGCGCTCGACGGCGTCGAGCTGGAGCTCGGCCCCCGGGCTCCCAAGGCGACCAAGGTCGACTACCTCAGCTCGCCGTACAACGCCTCATGGCCGCCTGCGCAGGCCGACTTCGAGTCGTCGCGCGTCAGGAAGACGAAGCAGTTTCGCGACGTCCTTGAGACATGCAAGCAGAAGGTAGAGGCCATGGAGGCTTTGGAGCACTCGCCGCCGGTGTCCGGTGGTGGGTTCGAGGAACAAGCAGGCGAGGCTGTGGTCGCTGTGGGTGACGTCGGGGGTGGTGGCGGTGGCAGCGGGGCTGACGGTATGCGGCTCGTGCAGCTACTTGTTGCCTGCGCCGAGGCGGTGGCCTGTCGCGACCGCGCACAGGCTGCGGCGCTGCTGCGGGAGCTCCAGGTCGGCGCGCCAGTGCACGGCACGGCGTTCCAGCGCGTCGCGTCGTGCTTCGTGCAGGGCCTTGCGGACCGGCTGGCCTTGGCGCACCCaccggcgctggggccggcgagCATGGCGTTCAGCGTCCCGCGGTCGTCGTGCCTTGACGGAGCTCGCGGCGAGGCGCTCGCCGTGGCGTACGAGCTGTGCCCGTACCTGCGCTTCGCGCACTTCGTGGCGAACGCGTCCATCCTGGAAGCCTTCGATGGAGAGAGCAACGTCCACGTGGTTGACCTCGGCATGACAATGGGCCTGAACCGCGGCCACCAGTGGCGCGCCCTGCTAGACGGCCTTGCCACGCGGGCCGGCGGCAAGCCGGCACGCGTGCGCGTCACCGGCGTCGGCGCCCGCGTGGACACCATGAGGGCCGTCGGGCGCGAGATCGAGGCGTACGCGGAGGAGCTCGGGATGTGCCTCGAGTTCAGGGCCGTCGACCGCACCCTGGAGAGCCTCCACGTCGACGACCTGTGCATCGATGCCCACGAGGCCGTCGCCATCAACAGCGTCCTGGAGCTGCACTGCGTGGTGAAGGAGAGCCGCGGCGCGCTCAACTCCGTGCTGCAGACCATCCGCAAGCTCTCGCCCAAGGCGTTCGTGCTCGTGGAGCAGGACGCCGGTCACAACGGGCCATTCTTCCTGGGGCGGTTCATGGAGGCGCTTCACTACTACGCGGCTCTGTTCGATGCGCTGGACGCGGCTCTCCCGCGCTACGACGCCAGGCGTGCGCGTGTGGAGCAGTTCCACTATGGCGCCGAGATACGCAACGTGGTCGGGTGCGAGGGCGCGGCGCGCGTGGAGCGGCACGAGCGCGCGGACCAGTGGCGGCGCCGCATGAGCCGCGCCGGCTTCCAGTCCCTGCCGATCAAGATGGCGGCCAAGGCACGGGAGTGGCTGGAGGAGAAGGCCGGCGGCAGCGGGTACACGGTGGCCGAGGAGAAGGGGTGCCTCGTGCTTGGATGGAAGGGCAAGCCCGTCATCGCCGCCTCGTGCTGGAAATGCTAG